From the Cucurbita pepo subsp. pepo cultivar mu-cu-16 chromosome LG05, ASM280686v2, whole genome shotgun sequence genome, one window contains:
- the LOC111795258 gene encoding deSI-like protein At4g17486, giving the protein MKGGSENGWHYFKSLHFRGKPANNLCLLQTSASTPGETPVYLNVYDLTPANGYIYWAGLGIFHSGIEVYGVEYAFGAHDYPTSGIFEVEPRTCPGFKFRKSIYIGTTCLDPIQVRDFMECEAANYHGDSYHLIVKNCNHFCEDICRKLTGKRIPKWINRLARLGSKCNCILPKALKATTVQHDPGFEGQDSEKKRLRSGFGCLSSISMNQKEVSISSLFLHSHYKGCLPPWELKRSKSWSFK; this is encoded by the exons ATGAAAGGAGGATCAGAGAATGGATGGCATTACTTTAAGTCTCTTCATTTTAGAGGTAAACCAGCCAACAATTTGTGCTTACTTCAGACCTCTGCCAGTACTCCGGGCGAAACTCCGGTCTATCTCAACGTGTATGACTTAACACCTGCAAATGGCTACATCTACTGGGCTGGTCTCGGCATCTTTCACTCCGGCATAGAAG TTTACGGGGTTGAATATGCGTTTGGAGCCCACGACTATCCTACGAGTGGTATCTTTGAGGTCGAACCTCGGACATGCCCTGGATTCAAGTTTAGGAAGTCGATTTATATCGGTACGACCTGCTTGGACCCAATCCAAGTAAGAGACTTTATGGAGTGTGAAGCTGCAAACTATCATGGCGATTCGTATCACTTGATCGTGAAGAATTGCAACCATTTCTGTGAGGATATATGCAGAAAGCTAACTGGGAAACGCATACCGAAATGGATAAATCGGCTTGCGAGATTAG GTTCCAAATGCAACTGCATACTCCCGAAAGCTCTCAAGGCCACAACCGTGCAACACGACCCGGGATTTGAGGGACAGGACAGCGAAAAGAAAAGACTAAGAAGCGGTTTCGGTTGCTTATCCTCAATCTCTATGAATCAGAAGGAAGTTTCAATATCTTCACTGTTTCTACACTCTCACTATAAAGGCTGCCTACCTCCATGGGAACTGAAACGATCCAAAAGTTGGTCGTTCAAGTAA